In Corynebacterium ulcerans, one genomic interval encodes:
- a CDS encoding phosphatase PAP2 family protein — protein MDAYLLDFVIQQRNEAVTPWVVALTTATRPAFVMVAALVASAMLVLRHRAMPLFPAVAMGLAWVSSSALKYVCGRERPGRELQLLYEYNPSFPSGHATAAFAAAMVFTLLCRRWWVLTAWIVAAAVGLSRLYVGVHWPSDVLAGALLGSMVVAATFAVMRKVAAKRAR, from the coding sequence GTGGACGCGTACCTTTTAGATTTTGTAATTCAGCAGCGCAATGAGGCTGTGACGCCGTGGGTGGTGGCATTGACCACGGCGACGCGACCGGCGTTTGTTATGGTTGCGGCGCTGGTAGCGTCGGCAATGCTTGTTCTTAGACACCGCGCAATGCCGTTGTTTCCCGCGGTGGCGATGGGGCTTGCGTGGGTGAGCAGCAGTGCGTTGAAGTATGTGTGCGGCCGAGAACGCCCAGGTAGGGAGCTACAGCTTCTTTATGAGTACAACCCGTCATTCCCCTCGGGCCATGCGACGGCAGCCTTCGCTGCGGCTATGGTCTTCACGCTTCTGTGTCGTCGATGGTGGGTGCTCACCGCATGGATCGTGGCGGCAGCAGTGGGTCTGAGCAGGCTGTATGTGGGCGTGCATTGGCCTAGCGACGTGCTGGCAGGCGCGCTACTGGGCTCTATGGTTGTAGCCGCCACCTTCGCAGTGATGCGGAAAGTGGCGGCGAAGAGAGCACGCTAG
- a CDS encoding glycerophosphodiester phosphodiesterase, with translation MRLVGKYTKSASALVLSGALVLTACGTSQESDKGASSSSAAATKESAVVNPVVKHLDMQAHRGGRGEHTEESLTAFEHALSLGVSTLEFDIVMSKDGVPVVWHDPDVQEEKCRDTEPATPNDPQFPYVGKLLHDLTWDQLSTLRCDKKLDKFPNAEPAKDNQMIRLERVFQLTQERGADVMYNIETKIEADHPEKSASPQEFVDAILNASDKAGVTDKVMLQSFDWRSLPLAKKHNPKIRTVALYDETTWLEGSPWLGDIDYKSVNGDALEAVKKLGADIVSPGYAVPYGKTVADADYKPVTTPEYVKKAHDLGLKVVPWTVNDKATMKSQIEAGIDGIITDYPTTLRELAEEMKLDLPAKYPAK, from the coding sequence ATGCGTTTAGTTGGAAAATACACAAAGTCTGCAAGTGCGCTTGTGCTTTCAGGAGCTCTAGTTCTCACAGCATGTGGTACGTCGCAGGAATCTGATAAGGGGGCGTCGAGTAGCTCTGCTGCGGCGACAAAGGAATCAGCCGTGGTAAACCCAGTGGTTAAGCACCTAGATATGCAAGCACATCGGGGCGGGCGCGGGGAGCATACTGAGGAGTCGCTCACTGCTTTTGAACATGCGCTTTCGCTTGGCGTAAGTACTCTGGAATTTGACATTGTGATGTCCAAAGATGGGGTTCCCGTGGTCTGGCATGACCCGGATGTTCAGGAAGAGAAATGCCGCGACACTGAGCCTGCCACCCCCAATGACCCGCAGTTTCCGTATGTGGGCAAGTTGCTCCATGACCTCACCTGGGATCAGCTGAGCACTCTGCGCTGCGACAAAAAGTTGGATAAATTCCCCAACGCGGAACCGGCTAAAGATAATCAGATGATCCGGTTGGAAAGGGTCTTCCAGCTCACTCAAGAGCGTGGCGCAGATGTGATGTACAACATCGAAACCAAAATTGAGGCGGACCATCCGGAGAAGTCGGCCAGCCCACAAGAATTTGTCGACGCCATCCTCAACGCCTCAGATAAAGCTGGCGTGACAGACAAAGTAATGCTCCAAAGCTTTGATTGGCGCTCACTTCCGTTGGCAAAGAAACACAATCCCAAGATCCGTACCGTAGCGCTTTACGATGAAACCACATGGCTTGAGGGCTCCCCATGGCTCGGCGACATCGACTACAAGTCCGTCAATGGCGACGCGCTCGAAGCAGTAAAGAAACTCGGCGCAGACATCGTAAGTCCTGGTTATGCAGTCCCATACGGCAAGACTGTCGCAGATGCAGACTACAAGCCCGTAACCACTCCTGAGTATGTGAAGAAGGCCCATGATCTGGGGCTCAAAGTGGTTCCATGGACAGTCAATGACAAAGCTACGATGAAATCCCAGATTGAAGCCGGTATCGACGGCATCATCACTGACTATCCCACCACCTTGCGTGAACTCGCAGAAGAAATGAAACTCGATCTTCCAGCGAAGTATCCAGCGAAATAG
- a CDS encoding MFS transporter, with amino-acid sequence MNLGWLAAPPAAPRRSEEEVARLYPRLRLQVFMGIFIGYAGFYLIRNNISLIAPLLISDTGIDKVGIGLIANAVLFAYGLSKFFSAMISDQSNARYFMPLGLALSALVNLGIAFVPWLSASVGVFAIAMFINGWVQGMGWPPAGRVLVYWYSTNERGWKTSLWNTAHNVGGAALPFLVGIGLAHMSNSWQVAFWLPALVALLVAALGFILIRDTPQSQGLPPIEEYRDDPAKVEVDLQDGLTTFQRIRKHVLTNRTIVMLAVANVFVYALRYGVLNWITVFLHEKHHAEIGAGLTGFAAFELAGILGTILCGWMSDKIFKGYRSGVGMLFTVLVAVCIFVYWQLPVGAPMWMLILLVGLIGGLIYGPVMLIGLQAIDLSPHNVAGTAAGFTGLFGYLLGATLASSGVGFLVQHYGWDVTFIVFVAFSVVTVILFAVVGRDERELMRSHNEKAQSRA; translated from the coding sequence ATGAACCTTGGATGGCTAGCTGCGCCTCCTGCGGCACCTCGTCGTAGCGAGGAGGAGGTTGCGCGGCTTTACCCACGCCTGCGGTTGCAGGTATTTATGGGTATTTTCATCGGATACGCGGGTTTTTATCTGATCCGCAACAACATCTCGCTTATCGCGCCGCTGCTGATCAGCGACACTGGCATTGACAAAGTAGGCATTGGTCTTATCGCTAATGCCGTTCTTTTTGCCTACGGCCTGTCCAAGTTCTTCTCTGCGATGATCTCGGATCAATCCAATGCCCGGTACTTTATGCCCTTGGGTCTTGCGTTGTCTGCGCTGGTCAACCTGGGCATTGCTTTTGTGCCGTGGCTCTCGGCTTCGGTTGGGGTGTTTGCCATCGCAATGTTTATCAATGGCTGGGTGCAGGGCATGGGGTGGCCACCGGCAGGTCGCGTGCTCGTTTATTGGTACTCCACCAATGAGCGCGGCTGGAAGACCTCGTTGTGGAATACGGCGCACAATGTTGGCGGTGCCGCATTGCCGTTCCTCGTTGGTATCGGTTTGGCGCACATGAGCAATTCTTGGCAAGTAGCGTTTTGGCTTCCGGCGCTGGTAGCACTGCTCGTTGCGGCTCTTGGCTTTATCCTGATTCGGGATACGCCGCAGTCGCAGGGCCTGCCACCTATCGAGGAATACCGCGATGATCCAGCGAAAGTGGAAGTTGACCTTCAAGACGGCTTGACCACTTTCCAACGCATCCGCAAGCATGTGTTGACCAACCGCACCATCGTGATGCTCGCCGTGGCAAACGTCTTTGTCTATGCGCTTCGTTATGGCGTTCTCAACTGGATCACCGTGTTCCTGCACGAGAAGCATCATGCAGAAATTGGTGCAGGACTTACCGGCTTTGCAGCCTTTGAGCTCGCCGGCATCCTGGGAACAATCCTCTGTGGCTGGATGTCCGACAAGATCTTCAAGGGGTATCGTTCGGGCGTTGGCATGCTGTTTACAGTTCTCGTAGCCGTGTGCATATTCGTGTACTGGCAGCTTCCTGTGGGGGCGCCGATGTGGATGCTGATTCTGCTGGTTGGCCTTATTGGCGGCTTAATCTACGGTCCGGTGATGTTGATTGGCCTGCAGGCCATTGACCTCTCCCCGCACAACGTTGCTGGCACAGCTGCAGGTTTCACCGGTTTGTTCGGCTACTTGCTGGGAGCCACCCTGGCATCAAGTGGCGTGGGCTTCCTCGTACAGCACTACGGTTGGGACGTTACCTTCATCGTGTTCGTAGCGTTCTCCGTTGTTACCGTGATTCTCTTCGCCGTGGTCGGACGCGATGAGCGTGAGCTTATGCGCAGCCACAATGAAAAAGCACAGTCGCGTGCTTAA
- the glf gene encoding UDP-galactopyranose mutase encodes MKEFDLIVVGSGLFGLTIAERAASQLNKKVLIVERRSHMGGNAYSEAEPETGIEIHKYGAHLFHTSNKRVWEYVNQFTDFTGYQHRVFAMHKGTAYQFPMGLGLINQFFGKYYSPDEARALIAEQASEIDSDKAANLEEKAISLIGRPLYEAFIRDYTAKQWQTDPKELPAGNITRLPVRYTFDNRYFNDDYEGLPVDGYAAWLERMADSENIEILLDTDWFEVRDEIRAASPDAPVVYTGPLDRYFDFAEGDLGWRTLDFETEVLETGDFQGTPVMNYNDAEFPYTRIHEFRHFHPERAKQYPSDKTVIMKEFSRFAEEGDEPYYPINTPEDRAKLEAYRKLAAAEARDNKVLFGGRLGTYQYLDMHMAIGAALSMFDNKLVPYFNEGQPLEQERGH; translated from the coding sequence ATGAAGGAATTTGATCTCATTGTCGTAGGCTCAGGTCTCTTTGGCCTCACCATTGCAGAGCGCGCCGCCAGCCAGCTCAACAAAAAGGTGCTCATTGTTGAACGCCGCAGTCACATGGGTGGAAACGCCTATTCTGAAGCAGAACCTGAGACTGGCATCGAGATCCACAAATACGGTGCACATCTCTTCCACACTTCTAACAAGCGCGTGTGGGAGTACGTCAATCAATTCACGGATTTCACCGGCTACCAGCACCGCGTGTTTGCCATGCACAAGGGCACCGCATACCAGTTCCCCATGGGTTTGGGTTTGATCAACCAGTTCTTTGGCAAGTACTACTCGCCAGACGAAGCTCGCGCGTTGATTGCCGAGCAGGCTTCTGAGATCGATTCCGATAAAGCAGCGAACCTGGAAGAGAAGGCGATTTCCCTCATCGGTCGTCCGCTCTATGAGGCGTTTATCCGCGATTACACGGCTAAACAGTGGCAGACGGATCCCAAGGAACTTCCTGCCGGAAACATCACTCGTTTGCCTGTCCGCTATACCTTTGACAACCGCTACTTCAACGATGATTACGAGGGTCTGCCTGTCGACGGTTATGCCGCATGGTTGGAGCGCATGGCAGACAGCGAGAACATCGAGATCCTTTTGGACACGGATTGGTTTGAAGTCCGCGATGAGATTCGTGCTGCAAGCCCCGATGCGCCCGTGGTTTACACGGGGCCACTGGATCGCTACTTTGATTTCGCGGAAGGCGATCTGGGCTGGCGCACCCTCGATTTTGAGACCGAAGTTCTAGAAACTGGTGATTTCCAAGGCACACCGGTGATGAACTACAACGATGCTGAGTTCCCTTACACCCGCATCCACGAGTTCCGTCACTTCCACCCAGAGCGTGCTAAACAGTATCCTTCAGACAAAACCGTGATTATGAAGGAATTCTCTCGCTTTGCAGAGGAAGGCGACGAGCCTTATTACCCGATCAACACTCCTGAGGACCGGGCAAAGCTTGAGGCATATCGCAAACTAGCTGCAGCGGAAGCACGGGATAACAAGGTCCTGTTTGGTGGGCGCCTAGGAACCTACCAGTACCTGGATATGCACATGGCCATCGGTGCTGCTCTGAGCATGTTTGATAACAAACTCGTCCCTTACTTCAATGAGGGACAGCCGCTTGAACAAGAGCGCGGACACTAG
- a CDS encoding ABC transporter ATP-binding protein, translating into MLDVRNLSVSYARVQRAALEHVSVSCSRGRWLSLVGPNGCGKSTLLSVIAGVRRQASGDVYVDGASVRGRNRKEWARTVALMPQHPTLPEGMGVIDYIKLGRYPHRTSNNELIERTIRDLDLESFVTSRVTELSGGELQRVALARALVQEPDVLLLDEPTSALDIGHAQEVLELVDALRITRRLTVVAAMHDLTLAAEYSDEVALLDQGRIVAHGTPAEVLTEETIENIYEATVDVTSIGGTPAVIPRRPCFRLEESP; encoded by the coding sequence ATGCTTGACGTACGCAACCTCAGTGTTTCTTATGCCAGGGTGCAGCGGGCGGCCTTGGAACACGTGAGTGTGTCGTGTTCTAGAGGACGATGGCTGTCCCTCGTTGGGCCTAACGGGTGCGGAAAATCTACGTTGCTGAGCGTGATCGCGGGGGTGCGTCGGCAAGCATCGGGTGACGTGTACGTGGATGGTGCGTCTGTGCGAGGCCGGAACCGGAAAGAATGGGCACGCACGGTAGCTCTTATGCCACAACACCCCACGCTCCCTGAGGGGATGGGCGTGATCGACTACATCAAGCTTGGTCGTTATCCTCATCGCACCAGCAACAATGAGCTGATAGAGCGCACTATTCGTGACCTCGATCTGGAGTCCTTTGTGACTTCGCGTGTGACTGAGTTATCGGGAGGGGAGCTGCAGCGGGTGGCCTTAGCGCGTGCTTTAGTGCAAGAGCCTGACGTCTTGCTTCTCGACGAACCCACGTCAGCCCTGGACATTGGACATGCTCAAGAAGTGCTTGAGCTTGTCGACGCGCTCCGCATCACCCGACGGCTTACCGTCGTTGCAGCCATGCATGATCTGACGTTGGCAGCGGAGTACAGCGACGAGGTGGCGTTGCTGGATCAAGGTCGAATAGTCGCGCACGGAACACCAGCGGAAGTGCTGACCGAAGAAACTATAGAAAATATCTATGAGGCCACTGTAGACGTGACCTCTATTGGCGGGACGCCGGCCGTGATTCCGCGAAGACCATGCTTTCGTCTGGAAGAATCGCCCTAA